Below is a window of Shinella sp. PSBB067 DNA.
CGTCGACCGCGCCGGAACGCTCGTCACGCGGCCCGCCGACCATGCGATCCTGCGCGGCATCACCCGCACGACGCTGATGGACGTTGCTGCCAAGCTCGGCATTTTGGTGGAGGAGCGGTGCTTTTCCGTCGCGGAAATGCTGGAAGCACGGGAAGTCTTCGTCACCGGCGCGACGACGATATGCCTGCCGGTCGTTTCCATCGACGGCAAGACGATCGCCAACGGGCACCCCGGCATGACCGCGCAGAAAATTCGCGACGCTTTTTTCGCCGTTGCGGAGAAGACCGCGATTTGATACCAAACTCGGCGGTCCGGGAGTTTGTGCCCGGCGTGGGGACATTTATTTTCAGTCAACCGGTCTCAAGGGCCGGCAATCAGAAAGAAGCGGCGCCATGGCGGAACGTTCTCAGAACCTGCAGGATCTTTTTCTTAATACCGTTCGCAAGCAAAAGATTTCCCTGACGATCTTCCTCATCAACGGGGTCAAGCTGACCGGGGTTGTCACCTCTTTCGACAACTTCTGTGTGCTCCTGCGTCGCGACGGTCACTCGCAGCTCGTGTACAAGCACGCGATCTCCACCATCATGCCCGGCCAGCCGCTGCAGATGTTCGAGACCGAGGAAAGCGGCTCCTGACAGGACCCACGAAAATTAGCAAAACCGATTCCCGCAAGGACTCCATCGTCCCGGACGCCGAAAAGCACCGGGACGACATGCGCGCCGTCGTCATCGTCCCTGTATTGAAGGCTTCGCGCGCCAAGCCCGATCCGGCGGCGCCGGCCCCGCGGTCCGACGAGGCGCGCCTGGAAGAGGCCGTGGGCCTCGCCCGGGCCATCGACCTCACGGTGGCCTACTCGGCCATCGTGCCCGTGGCGCAGCCCAAGCCCGGAACGCTTCTCGGCACCGGCAAGATCGAGGAGATCAAGGCTGCGCTCGACGAGCACGATGCCGGCCTCGTCATCGTCGACCATCCCCTGACGCCCGTGCAGCAGCGCAATCTCGAGAAGGAATGGAACGCCAAGGTCATCGACCGCACCGGCCTCATTCTCGAAATCTTCGGCCGCCGTGCCTCCACCAAGGAAGGCACGCTCCAGGTCGAGCTCGCCCATCTCAACTACCAGCGCGGCCGCCTCGTGCGCAGCTGGACCCACCTTGAGCGCCAGCGCGGCGGCGCCGGCTTCATGGGCGGTCCGGGCGAAACGCAGATCGAGGCCGACCGCCGGCTGCTGCAGGACAAGATCGTCAAGCTGGAGCGCGAACTGGAGCAGGTGCGCCGCACCCGCCAGCTTCACCGCTCCAAGCGCAAGAAGGTGCCGCATCCCATCGTCGCGCTCGTCGGCTATACGAATGCCGGCAAGTCGACGCTGTTCAACCGCATCACCGGGGCAGGGGTGCTCGCCGAGGACATGCTCTTCGCCACGCTCGACCCGACGCTGCGCCGCATGAAGCTGCCGCAGGGCCGCACCGTCATCCTCTCCGATACGGTGGGCTTCATCTCCAACCTGCCGACCCACCTCGTCGCCGCCTTCCGCGCGACGCTGGAAGAGGTGCTGGAGGCGGACCTGATCCTGCATGTGCGCGACATGTCCGACCCGGACAACGGCGCGCAATCGTCCGACGTGCTGCGCATCCTCGCCGATCTCGGCATCGACGAGAAGGACGGCGCCGAACGTATCCTCGAAGTCTGGAACAAGATCGACCGGCTGGAGCCCGAAGCGCGCGAAGCGCTGGTGCAGAAGGCGGGTAGCCAGCCGAACGTGATTGCCGTGTCCGCCATTTCGGGCGAGGGGGTCGATACGCTGCTGGCCGAGATCAACCAGCGGCTCTCCGGCGTGCTCGTCGACCGCGACGTCGTCGTGCCTGTCATGCAGTTGCAGCTTCTGCCGTGGATTTACGACCATTCGATCGTCGACGCCCGCGAGGACCTCGAGGACGGCAATGTGCGGCTGGAACTGCGGCTGACGGAAACGGAAGCCGCCGAACTCGACCGCCGTCTCGGCCTCGGCGGCAGGCCGGCGCGCGAGGATTGGGAGCGCTGAGGGGGAAAGCCCCTCATCCCGCTGCCGCGACCTTCTCCCCGCAGGCGGGGAGAAGGCAGATGTGGCAAAGTCCCATTTGCTCGTTGGCGGCGATAGTTCAGGAAACCGTACCGGCATAGGCCTTCGCCTCGCTTGCGGGAAGAAGGTGCCGGCAGGCGGATGAGGGGCAGCCTCGGCTTACTTCGCCAACTGCCGTTCGATCCCCTTCGCCGCCTGCCACAGCTCTTCCATCCGCTCCAGCGTCGCTTCTTCGAGGCTTTCGCCATTGGCCGCAAGGCTGTCCTCGATGTGCGAGAACCGGTTGCGGAACTTGGTGTTCGTGCCGCGCAGCGCCATTTCCGGGTCGGCACCGACATGACGGCCGATATTGACCAGCGCGAAGATCAGGTCGCCGAGTTCGTCCGCGACCGCCGCCTTGTCGTCGTTGTGCAGCGCCTCGCGCAATTCGCCGATCTCCTCCTCGATCTTGTCGAGGATCGGTGCAGGCTCCGACCAGTCGAAGCCGACCTTGGCGGCGCGCTCCTGAAGCTTGAGCGCCTCGACGAGCGCCGGAAACGAGCGCTGTACCGAACCGAGATGGCCGTGCAGCGGGTCCTCCGGCAGTCCGCGCCTCGCGCGGCGCTCCTTGCGCTCCTGCTTTTCCGCCTGCTTGATCGCATCCCATTGCAGCTTCACCGCCTCTGGCGTGTCCGCGCCCGAGCGGGCGAAGACATGCGGGTGGCGCCGGATCATCTTGCGTGTCACGGCCTCGACGACGCTGCCGAAATCGAACGTGCCACGCTCCTCCGCCATGCGGGCATGGAAAACCACCTGCAGCAGGAGATCGCCCAGTTCCTCGCAAAGATCGTCCATGTCGTTCCGCTCGATCGCGTCGGCGACCTCGTAGGCCTCCTCGATCGTATAGGGCTTGATCGTCTCGAAGGTCTGGACGATGTCCCAGGGGCAGCCGGTCTCGGGCTGGCGCAGGGCGGCCATGATTTCGATCAGGCGTTCGATGTCGCGGCTCGGCTGCATGGCGGCTCTCGGATTGGTGGCTTTCGGAAGCGCGTGCGGCTTCGTCCGGCATCCTTAGCTGCCGGCGCGGCTGGCAGGCAAGGGCGGCCGGTGACTTATGCTCAAAATGCGGGACGCAGGAGCAAAACAATACGCCCCTCCAAGGCCATTGGAATTTCTGTTTCTTTTGTTCCTGGCCGATTTTCGCGATAGTGCGCACACTTCAACCGGACCAGGCCATGACCGAAGCGCAACAGAAGCTTTCGACATTCCCGGCGTTCTTCCGCGTCAGCGGCAGGATGGTCGTTGTCGTGGGCGAGGGCGAAGAGGCTTTCGCCAAGGCGCGCCTGCTCTTCAACACCGATGCCCGGATCGTCGTCGTGGCCGAGGCGCCGGAAGCCGATTTCGCCCGCTTCATCGCCGAGAAGGGCCTCGTGCTCGTCCGCGCGCCCTTCTCGAAGGACGCCATCGCGGACGCGACGCTCGTGTTTGCCGCCACGGGCGACGCAGCCGCCGACCGCGCCATTTCCACGACCGCCCGCGCACTGCGCATCCCGGTCAATGCCGTCGACCAGCCGGAATACTGCGATTTCTTCACGCCGGCGCTCGTCAACCGCGCGCCGGTCGCCGTCGCCATCGGCACGGAAGGCGCAGGCCCGGTGCTCGCGCAGATGATTCGCGCTCAGGTCGACCAGATCCTCTCGCCGTCGCTCGGTCGTCTCGCGAACCTTGCCAGCGGCTACCGCGAGGCCGTCGACCGCATCCTGCCGCGCGGCGTCACCCGCCGCGTCTTCTGGCGCCGTTTCTTCCACGGCGCGGTCGCCGACGCCGTCGACAATGGCGACATGGAACTGGCGCGCCGCTCCGCCAATACGCTGCTGAATTCGCAGGGCAGGGCCGCCGGCCATGTCTGGCTTGTCGGCGCGGGTCCCGGTGCGGAGGACCTGCTGACGCTGCGCGCCCAGCGCGTGATGATGGAAGCCGATGTCATCG
It encodes the following:
- the hflX gene encoding GTPase HflX — translated: MRAVVIVPVLKASRAKPDPAAPAPRSDEARLEEAVGLARAIDLTVAYSAIVPVAQPKPGTLLGTGKIEEIKAALDEHDAGLVIVDHPLTPVQQRNLEKEWNAKVIDRTGLILEIFGRRASTKEGTLQVELAHLNYQRGRLVRSWTHLERQRGGAGFMGGPGETQIEADRRLLQDKIVKLERELEQVRRTRQLHRSKRKKVPHPIVALVGYTNAGKSTLFNRITGAGVLAEDMLFATLDPTLRRMKLPQGRTVILSDTVGFISNLPTHLVAAFRATLEEVLEADLILHVRDMSDPDNGAQSSDVLRILADLGIDEKDGAERILEVWNKIDRLEPEAREALVQKAGSQPNVIAVSAISGEGVDTLLAEINQRLSGVLVDRDVVVPVMQLQLLPWIYDHSIVDAREDLEDGNVRLELRLTETEAAELDRRLGLGGRPAREDWER
- the cysG gene encoding siroheme synthase CysG — encoded protein: MTEAQQKLSTFPAFFRVSGRMVVVVGEGEEAFAKARLLFNTDARIVVVAEAPEADFARFIAEKGLVLVRAPFSKDAIADATLVFAATGDAAADRAISTTARALRIPVNAVDQPEYCDFFTPALVNRAPVAVAIGTEGAGPVLAQMIRAQVDQILSPSLGRLANLASGYREAVDRILPRGVTRRVFWRRFFHGAVADAVDNGDMELARRSANTLLNSQGRAAGHVWLVGAGPGAEDLLTLRAQRVMMEADVIVFDALVPQAIVDMGRRDAERLSVGKRKGCHSKSQEEINDLLVALGKAGKRVVRLKSGDPLVYGRAGEEMAALRQAGITYEIVPGITSAFAAAADFELPLTLRGVASSLVFTTGHDLTGAVLPDWARLAISGATVAVYMGRTVAASVAARLMDAGLPAETTVAVVENASRREKRLLHGTLKDLPGLEHRDELSGPVMVIIGEAVAGANFEHSEPLAARDPVRVTAALGA
- the mazG gene encoding nucleoside triphosphate pyrophosphohydrolase: MQPSRDIERLIEIMAALRQPETGCPWDIVQTFETIKPYTIEEAYEVADAIERNDMDDLCEELGDLLLQVVFHARMAEERGTFDFGSVVEAVTRKMIRRHPHVFARSGADTPEAVKLQWDAIKQAEKQERKERRARRGLPEDPLHGHLGSVQRSFPALVEALKLQERAAKVGFDWSEPAPILDKIEEEIGELREALHNDDKAAVADELGDLIFALVNIGRHVGADPEMALRGTNTKFRNRFSHIEDSLAANGESLEEATLERMEELWQAAKGIERQLAK
- the hfq gene encoding RNA chaperone Hfq, which translates into the protein MAERSQNLQDLFLNTVRKQKISLTIFLINGVKLTGVVTSFDNFCVLLRRDGHSQLVYKHAISTIMPGQPLQMFETEESGS